In the genome of Diabrotica undecimpunctata isolate CICGRU chromosome 2, icDiaUnde3, whole genome shotgun sequence, the window ATTGCTTTAGCTTTTTCCTTTTGTTCCGTTAAGGCTCTGGATTCATGTATAAACACTACAAAATTAATACCCTGAAAAGGAAATAtgcatttaattttaatatagttaAGTATTACACAAAGAAAAAAGTTTTAACGTTTTCCAACTGATTTGGAAGTATTTTTTGTATTACAGGGTGACAAAAATAGTTTTTACAACTGTTTTCAGTGTTTTAATCCAAGAAACGATCAAGGAATTACGAGTAAGCCATCTAAAATTGCCGTATGTCCATGTATGCCCATGCTATTTATTGTGTGACAGTCATTTCGCATTAAAAATAGAGCTGGTTGAAATTATATATGTTTGTTGCCAGCAGTTTCATTTGAGCACTTGCCTTGTCGCCCAAGGTAACTTGGAAACATGTGTTGGATAACATCAGTGATCTTCCTGTATGGGATAATACACATTAATTTATAGATTACTCCTTGTGGCCACACAGTGTCGTATAAAGCAGATAAAATTACCACCAaatggtgttaaaatggccatGATTTTAGCTCCCTTGAGTTGATGGGGTACATTTTCCGTTTGAAGAAAGTCTGAGAAAAACTTTGCAAGCCATTCTCTTGTAAATATTCCGCTGTTCTTTAGAAATTCAGCATAAATGACATAAAAACTGGAAGCCTTTAGCAATTTCATTTCATTCAGGGCTTGCGTGATTTCTTTACAGGTGAAGGGGTTGGAATATTCTGTTTCGGGATGACGTTGAAAGTGGTTTGGAGGGGAGGGGAGCTTTGAGGTAGACACTATATGGAACATGGAACGCCGCTTGGTGTTATTAAGTTGGTTTGACGCCTGGGTGGGTTGCTGCCTCCGAGTTTGCGCAGTACGTACCAAGCTTCTCTATTCGATTTTTGAGAATCTAAATTTTCAACTATCTCAATCAATTTCTCGTGCCTTGCAGCATCAATTCTGTGGAGCAGTTCATCTACAATTTCCTAATTTCCATTTTCGATGAACTTTTCACAGTCAATACAATGTTTATGATCATCGTCATCAATTACTCCTGATTTGTCTATTGTTTAAGATAAGCCTCCTCCATTTTCATTTACCATTGCTTAGGATGCTTCGTTTCGGGTAACCTTCTAGCTCAGGTTTTAGTGTTATAACCTGTGTTTCTGTACTAGGCATTGAATTCGGGCCTCCGGCTTGTTCAATCAGTACCATAGCCACTGGGCTATGGAGGTCACAAACAGTTGGCTTACCTTGGCTTCTATAGTAGTGCTTAAAGTTGTGTAATACTGACCATGTTAAAGTTTCATTACTATCCATTGTCTAGCTTCTTATGAGACTAAGTTATGGAACTTCTTTAATGGAAAAAAGCGAATGAACATGAGTGGCATAGTGAGGAaagatttaaatataatatatagatGTACACTATACATAAAAAATTTCTCAGATCTGAGTATGAAAAAGTCTACAAAACCAAACCTTTTGATACAAGAAAAATATACTGAAGATTGAATACAAGggaattactattttattgggaataagccacaattgaaggttaaaataagctTATAAAACGTTTCAATcttcacttcagaaatcgttctcattGAATACAAGGGAATCCaaattttgaaataattattgttaaacatGGATTCATAATCATAATATGGAGATTATTTATTTACCTGTTGTCTTGCAGCTCGAACAAATCCGTCATTGGCTGTAACGGTAACAGCTTTAATCCTGTCTCCAAATGTAAAAACAGTTAGTGACCTTTCCTTAATTTTTCCTCCTACTTTCAAAATATTTTCGTCGCTATACTGTACCTCACCGAATATATCTCTAAACTCTTCCTCATCGTCTGTAGAACTGTAATCAGCGTCATCACGCAATACAATCAACCTCCTTAGTAATTCCTCAGCTCTGACCTTTTCAGTTGGACCTCCTACAGTTTCTACAATATTTACGAAGTTATCCTTAGCTGTTTGACAGCAGTAAAGCTTTTTTCCTTcaaaaaaattatctaaaattgGTTTTTGCGGCCTCAGCCTCTCCCACTCAGCTTGCTGCTTTAATACTGGAACATTAAAATCATACAATTCAGCACTACCGTTTGTCACGGAGCTGCAGTAGGCTAGCATTGCGGAAACGTCAAGattaattttgtttatgttgGCTATATCTTTCGTGGATAAATCTGAAATATTTGGGTACTCTTCTTCTACATCACTATCGGAATCAGAGTCTAAAGGAAAGTCACTCACTCTTTCTCCTTGTACGATAATACCGCGAGATTCTAGTTTTGCTGCTATGTGACTGCCTATTCCATTGGTGAAGACAAAGATTATCTGCAAACACAAACAAGGGATTtattcaaaacaaaaatatgaagagTATAGTATTACTTTGTGTGCTTGTGCAGCTGGAATCAGATGAATAGAAATGAGCAattagtaaaaatattttagttttctaaTGAATTTCTGGTTTTCTAGCCTTTTTTAAGCATTCTCTGTAGAAACTGGATTATTCAATCATTGTTCACATTTTGTATATTGCCTTTAGATGATAGTTATAATAAGCCACAATGATAAGATGAAACAAATACTCATATAAGAACGTACTATTTTCATGTATCATGTATGGATGGAGTTATCATGTATGGAGTTTCCTAATTCATGTGCACCCTGAGAGAGCCAGAAGACTACAAACAAAGAAAATATTCCAGAGGTAGACTCTGTTAATGTAAAACAGTTGTCATTGTTGTTAAATGAAAATTCCCGAAAGTTTTCTATGTGTctttttgtcaaaaatatttataattaaaaaaaattcccaGGCTCAAATAGGTTTCCAATCTTATTTGCATTTTTGTTTGTTCCATAGTCTTGCAAGGCAAATTTCCAAAATGGTTAAACCTTTTTTGACAAATCTTTCCTTTTTTCACTAGAAAACTGGAAAATATTTTTACTAATTGTACATTTTTATACACCTGGCAAATTTTTATATCACCAATGGCATTAAATCGTACACAAACTCACAATAAAACAGAGAGAATTTAAGGTAAATGCAGATActtgatttttttatgtgaataGTGCTGTAAAATATGTGAATCTATACCTTTGGAAATTGAAACAAACATGGGTATTGCTTTGCACATCTAATGTATTCCTCAGCTTGATCAATAATACTTCTCACACCATAGCTGGCATTTCCCATACATATTTGACTAACCGACTTAGGATTACGAGCAATAACTTTAGTCCAAGTTAAACCACCATCACTAATAATATCAACTGTAATTTTTCTATCATCCAGCACAAATACTTTATTGACACTCTGACATCTCTCCACAGTTTTCAATGTGTCAATGAGAGCAGAGAAATGAGTTAAATTTGAGCATTGCAAATGTTCCTTTTTTAAGGAATTATTTTTGTTTGCCTAAAAAAATAAGGTTACAATTTATCTATAAATGAAGTAAGATAAAAGACTTACTTTTCTTAAGAATTTCAATTCTTGGCTGATTTTTCTGCTCAGTTTTTGTGATCCTTCAATATGTTTAAAGTTTTCAATTGACTTAATTAGTTCTTCTCCAAATATGATTTTCTTCGTAGCTAAATCCTTTAATGCGTAATCATCCTCTATTTCTACGTGCATATTGTTCATAGAAAATTAAGGAACAGGATAACAAAAGGTcagtatctaaaaatattagttGATATAAGTCTCAATAATTTTCAAGGGAAACCTGGTGAAATATTGTATTTGTGTAACCTTaatttgaaacgtcaaaatatgTAGTCAGCTCATATGACCATGaccataatatttaaaaaagaagaaatggataaTATCATTCAATTCATTGCTGTCAGTGTCATATGATTTGCAGGGGTGTGTGGTGTTTGATTTGATGAAAGAAAAATGATTTTCTACTTAACGTTGACGACTTTGTTAATTTCCACAGGTAATTTTACccaattgaaatttaaaaaattaattcatagTAAATCTATACATccattgtattttattatttttattattacagctTTAGGTGCTGGGGAATTTTCAGTCCTTCACCATGCTCCAAGTCTTACTTTTAGGGGTCATGATGCCCTTAAAGAAAGCACTTTAAAAGATGTTTATGCTGCAGCCCTCGGTTTTTCCACTGAACACTTTTCAAACTGGAAGGGCATGTTCCTATCAGACCCCTTTGGAGTGGCCCAGGCTATAGTAACTGTATATGTGGATGGAGTATCTGATATAGACCAACAAAAGGGCCACCATTTCCCTCTTAAGACTGACATAGGCGAATCTAAGGTCTACAAAAGTATTGAAAGAAGAATCGAAGAACATTATCCTAATGAAGATACTAATTTAGTCAGGATTCGTCTTTCTAATGGATTAGAAGATGTAAGTGATATAGTTAAACTTGGCAAATAAATCGGAATcagagtttttaatttttaattactcAATAAGTCAGATTGGATATTTTATCATGTGATCATAATATATACAAGGTTATACTTACAGAAGTACATTGTTCCCTTTTTTTTAACAACATGCTTAACTTGTATATTAACTTACTGCCAATTTCAGTACTAGTCAAAATTAGTCCAACATagcaaaaaattaattactaaatttTCTATGCAGTTAGAACTGGGTTCAGTGAACATGGTGATTCAATATAtttcatatatttaaaaaaaagtattatttttagatCCGCAAGTACAAAATCTTTGAAGACATTGCATCTGGAGACTCAAAACAACTCAACCACAAGGCCTTGAAATTGGATGTTGATGAAGATAGAAAGTTTATCAAAGAAATTacaattttaaatgaaattgCCCAAAGAGTGAGTATATAAGATAGAAACAATCCGTTtgcagtatattttttatttgatattatcTCAATACAttcttttattcattttatttctaTAATCTTGTTAATCTCTCTAGCTTGGTGTCAAAGTATCCATATAGCATGTATTGTACTGTTTTCAATAGAATGTTCATGTTCCTGTAGTACTTAACTTGCATTCTACTAcaagttttttattatataaaaaaagaaatatgatataAATCAATACTTATACTGaataaaaaagaagcaaatattaaaaaatacattaaattatattatattaatataattttagattGAAGAAGGTGAAATCAAGAGGGACAGCATCCCTGATCTATACTGGTTCGAAGTTTCATCTCTTCATGCAGTTTCAGACTTGTATGGAGAAAATTCTACACAAGTCTTAGAAGCCAAACAACTTCTTAATGAAGTTATTTTAAGACTTAACTCTGCTTTCAACAAACTTTACAATGGATATGTCCTTGTCACTGTTGTAACAAGTGATGCCAGCCACACTAGGAGAGGCAGAAGCATTCTTGCTTCTGATGCAGATCAACCAACTGATGTAAGTATTTTTAATTTGTCCATATAGATTCTAATATCGTATCattagtttaattaattaatgaatatatttatttaaagagTAATAATCTTCCATCCTTTATgtctcattatttttatttcagaaatCCAAATACAACTTGGCAAGTTACTACAGCAAGGACTACCCCGTCATCTTTAATCTTATCTTGTGGTTTGGGGTAGTAATGTTATTTTCCCTCATCGCTATCTGCATGGCTATTGGCACTATGGATCCGGGCCGTGATTCAATCATTTACCGTATGACCAGCACCAGAATGAAGAAAGATAATTAAGTCTACTTTGTTTTTCAATGTTCGGTTAGGAGCCAAAACCCAAGTTTAGTACAGTTATATGATTATTGTCTTCTAATCATTAATACAAAccaatttttaatagtaaatGATAAATAGCTGAATGTTGAAAATATATGTCTTAAATGTGGAAAGTTTTTGATGGTGTTAGTAGTATATGTTAACTTCACAACTGTGTATTTAAGATCACTAGAATAAATTAAAATCCTAATGGTATAGTCTTTCCACAAAGTTTATtatttcataaaaaaagtaaatgctaatgagtaaattataaaaaaatgatatttttcaACATATTCATTGTAACCCTAGTCTCTAACTTTGGAATATAAATTCACAGGTAGCAGTATTAGCTCTTCACAGTGTTGACCAGAATTGAACAGTCATATGGCACTTACAAGTTTCTGGGTTGCAAGTGACAACATTTTTATGTTGACAGAAAAAAGGTTCATGGACTTTCTcacaaaaacagtttttaaagTGTGATCAGTACTATATTGTGCTTGGGACCTCTAACTAGACTTATGACTAGTATCATTCATAATCATAATATAACCTTTATAATAGAAATAGATACAAATgacataaaaaaattacttaCACTTTCAAATTTGTGAGTATATGAGAACCTGAAGTGATATGATTTGCTTCATAATGTGCTTGTTAAATGTTTAAGTatcattttatacattttacttaTTATATATTTCACTTTATTATGGATCATTGTTTAATTAAGTCATATGGTTACCACAGGATGATTAGTTTTTAAAAAGCTTTTGAGAAGCTGAAGTTTTCTGTCAACTGTTTGATGGAAATCTTTAAGTATCACTCACTTTGTATCTGTGACTGTTGTTTTAAATAATGCATTACTTTTTTGTTATGTAAATAtggattaaaataatttaaaagtattattatattgtatattttcAGTTTACACATTTGAAGGTTGTTTTTCGAGTAGACACATTCCcttgtaaataaaattattaaacagtagaagttttttattgaaaaataccacTTAAAGCTAAAATGAACTAATAGGGTAGAAGAAAATTCAAATAGGGCTGAAAAAGCCATCACAATCAATAGTTCacgaaaatatgcaaaaaaagtaCCATGTTAGTGA includes:
- the LOC140434218 gene encoding UPF0415 protein C7orf25 homolog encodes the protein MNNMHVEIEDDYALKDLATKKIIFGEELIKSIENFKHIEGSQKLSRKISQELKFLRKANKNNSLKKEHLQCSNLTHFSALIDTLKTVERCQSVNKVFVLDDRKITVDIISDGGLTWTKVIARNPKSVSQICMGNASYGVRSIIDQAEEYIRCAKQYPCLFQFPKIIFVFTNGIGSHIAAKLESRGIIVQGERVSDFPLDSDSDSDVEEEYPNISDLSTKDIANINKINLDVSAMLAYCSSVTNGSAELYDFNVPVLKQQAEWERLRPQKPILDNFFEGKKLYCCQTAKDNFVNIVETVGGPTEKVRAEELLRRLIVLRDDADYSSTDDEEEFRDIFGEVQYSDENILKVGGKIKERSLTVFTFGDRIKAVTVTANDGFVRAARQQGINFVVFIHESRALTEQKEKAKAIPIEKLSSSTASVT
- the ATP6AP2 gene encoding ATPase H(+)-transporting accessory protein 2 yields the protein MIFYLTLTTLLISTALGAGEFSVLHHAPSLTFRGHDALKESTLKDVYAAALGFSTEHFSNWKGMFLSDPFGVAQAIVTVYVDGVSDIDQQKGHHFPLKTDIGESKVYKSIERRIEEHYPNEDTNLVRIRLSNGLEDIRKYKIFEDIASGDSKQLNHKALKLDVDEDRKFIKEITILNEIAQRIEEGEIKRDSIPDLYWFEVSSLHAVSDLYGENSTQVLEAKQLLNEVILRLNSAFNKLYNGYVLVTVVTSDASHTRRGRSILASDADQPTDKSKYNLASYYSKDYPVIFNLILWFGVVMLFSLIAICMAIGTMDPGRDSIIYRMTSTRMKKDN